From a region of the Daphnia magna isolate NIES linkage group LG1, ASM2063170v1.1, whole genome shotgun sequence genome:
- the LOC116920936 gene encoding glycine-rich cell wall structural protein produces MSRSLIVVSLMVVLALALFAMAEGRRERRNILGIVGSLLGGGHHHHHHHGGFGGHPHGGFGGHHHGGFGGHHHGGFGGHHHGGFGGHHHGFGGHPHGFGFLG; encoded by the exons ATGAGCCGCAGTTTG ATCGTTGTTAGCTTGATGGTTGTTTTGGCGTTGGCCTTGTTTGCAATGGCCGAGGGCCGACGAGAGCGCCGGAATATCTTGGGGATCGTTGGAAGCTTGTTGGGTGGAGGacaccatcatcatcaccatcatgGCGGTTTCGGTGGACACCCTCACGGAGGTTTCGGCGGACACCATCACGGCGGTTTCGGTGGACACCATCATGGCGGTTTCGGTGGACATCATCATGGTGGTTTCGGTGGACATCATCATGGATTCGGTGGACATCCCCATGGATTCGGCTTTTTGGGCTAA